In Pseudomonas deceptionensis, a single window of DNA contains:
- the tilS gene encoding tRNA lysidine(34) synthetase TilS, which produces MSNLSVPLLKALGPWRNAKAWHVAFSGGLDSTVLLHLLAQLRQTHSLPPLSAVHVHHGLQAAADAWPAHCQALCDALSVPLQVVRVHVQAGASIERAARDARYQAFVAVTQAQEVLLTGQHRDDQAETLLFRLLRGAGVSGLGAMPRQRRMGNGDLCRPLLDVPRVQLEAYARAQNLSWIDDPSNTQTDFSRNFLRHEVFPVLSRRWPQAAASMARSAAHCAEAQGLLDELAQQDLHDASAVGEFAWLNLPSLELAPLVRLSAARQRNALRHWLAAFTPLPDTDHWAGWDALRDAREDAQPVWKLAAGELHRAGSRIWWLSGEWLLAPVGPVPWARPDQALALPGNGRVGFVGDIPDGPLQVSYRQGGEVMALGQRGHRDLKRLLNERGVPLFARGRLPLVYRNEQLLAVANLQGLDSSPCGRWQLQWLPT; this is translated from the coding sequence ATGTCCAACCTCTCAGTCCCGCTTTTGAAAGCCCTGGGCCCCTGGCGCAATGCCAAGGCCTGGCATGTCGCGTTTTCAGGTGGGCTCGATTCAACCGTTCTGCTGCATCTTCTCGCTCAATTGCGCCAAACCCATTCGTTACCTCCTCTGAGTGCTGTCCATGTCCATCATGGTCTACAGGCGGCGGCTGATGCGTGGCCGGCCCATTGCCAGGCGCTGTGTGATGCGCTGAGCGTGCCTCTGCAGGTGGTTCGCGTGCACGTGCAGGCCGGGGCGAGCATTGAGCGTGCAGCGCGTGATGCGCGGTACCAGGCGTTCGTGGCGGTGACGCAGGCGCAGGAAGTGCTGCTCACCGGGCAGCACCGTGATGATCAGGCTGAAACCTTGCTCTTTCGCCTGTTGCGCGGGGCCGGAGTCAGCGGGTTGGGGGCCATGCCTCGTCAGCGGCGCATGGGCAATGGGGATCTGTGCCGGCCGTTGCTGGATGTGCCCCGTGTTCAGCTTGAAGCCTATGCTCGTGCACAGAATCTGAGCTGGATCGACGATCCGTCCAATACGCAGACAGATTTTTCCCGCAACTTTTTGCGCCATGAAGTGTTTCCTGTCCTGTCCCGGCGTTGGCCACAAGCTGCTGCCAGCATGGCGCGCAGCGCTGCGCATTGTGCCGAGGCGCAAGGCCTGCTTGACGAATTGGCGCAGCAGGACCTGCACGATGCGAGCGCGGTTGGCGAATTTGCCTGGCTCAATCTGCCTTCGCTGGAGCTTGCGCCTTTGGTCAGGCTGTCTGCGGCGCGTCAACGCAATGCCTTGCGCCATTGGCTGGCCGCTTTCACTCCGTTACCTGATACCGATCATTGGGCAGGCTGGGATGCGTTGCGCGATGCCCGTGAAGATGCTCAGCCGGTCTGGAAGCTTGCGGCCGGTGAGCTGCATCGCGCCGGCTCGCGCATCTGGTGGCTGTCCGGTGAGTGGTTGCTTGCGCCTGTCGGCCCCGTGCCGTGGGCGCGGCCCGATCAGGCATTGGCGCTGCCGGGTAATGGCCGTGTGGGCTTTGTCGGGGATATTCCAGATGGCCCCTTGCAAGTGAGCTATCGTCAAGGGGGCGAAGTGATGGCGCTGGGGCAGCGCGGTCATCGTGATCTGAAACGGTTGCTGAACGAGCGGGGTGTCCCGTTGTTTGCCCGTGGCAGATTGCCGCTTGTGTACCGTAATGAGCAGTTATTGGCCGTGGCAAACCTCCAGGGACTGGACTCAAGCCCCTGTGGACGCTGGCAATTACAGTGGCTGCCAACTTAG
- a CDS encoding acetyl-CoA carboxylase carboxyltransferase subunit alpha, with translation MNPNFLDFEQPIADLQAKIEELRLVGNDNSLNISDEISRLQDKSKTLTEDIFGKLTSWQIARLARHPRRPYTLDYIDHIFTEFDELHGDRHFSDDAAIVGGIARLDDQPVMVIGHQKGREVREKVRRNFGMPRPEGYRKACRLMEMAERFKMPILTFIDTPGAYPGIDAEERNQSEAIAWNLRVMSRLKTPIIATVIGEGGSGGALAIGVCDQLNMLQYSTYAVISPEGCASILWKTAEKAPDAAEAMGITAERLKGLGIVDKVIVEPLGGAHRDPAAAAASIRAELASQLDMLKKLDSEALLKRRYDRLMSYGL, from the coding sequence ATGAACCCGAATTTTCTTGATTTCGAACAGCCGATTGCTGACCTGCAAGCCAAAATCGAAGAGTTGCGCTTGGTTGGTAATGACAATTCGCTGAACATCAGCGATGAAATCTCTCGTCTGCAAGACAAAAGCAAAACGCTGACTGAAGATATTTTCGGCAAGCTGACCAGCTGGCAGATTGCCCGCTTGGCCCGTCACCCGCGCCGTCCATACACACTGGACTACATCGATCATATCTTCACCGAGTTCGATGAGCTGCATGGTGATCGTCACTTCTCCGACGATGCTGCCATTGTGGGCGGTATTGCGCGTCTGGACGATCAGCCAGTTATGGTGATTGGTCACCAGAAGGGCCGTGAAGTACGTGAAAAGGTTCGCCGCAACTTCGGTATGCCGCGCCCTGAAGGCTATCGCAAAGCCTGCCGTTTGATGGAAATGGCCGAGCGTTTCAAAATGCCGATCCTGACCTTCATCGACACCCCGGGTGCTTACCCTGGTATCGACGCAGAAGAGCGTAACCAGAGCGAAGCGATTGCCTGGAACCTGCGCGTCATGTCGCGCCTGAAAACCCCGATTATCGCTACCGTTATTGGTGAAGGCGGTTCGGGCGGCGCATTGGCGATTGGCGTTTGTGATCAGTTGAACATGCTGCAGTACTCGACCTACGCGGTGATCTCGCCGGAAGGTTGCGCCTCGATTCTGTGGAAGACTGCCGAAAAAGCACCGGACGCAGCTGAAGCGATGGGCATCACTGCTGAGCGCCTCAAAGGCCTGGGCATCGTGGACAAAGTCATCGTTGAGCCACTGGGTGGTGCGCACCGTGACCCGGCAGCGGCGGCCGCTTCGATTCGTGCCGAGCTGGCTTCTCAGCTGGACATGCTCAAGAAGCTGGACAGCGAAGCGCTGCTCAAGCGCCGTTATGATCGCCTGATGAGCTACGGCCTCTAA
- the dnaE gene encoding DNA polymerase III subunit alpha, protein MPASFVHLRLHTEYSLVDGLVRIKPLIKTLAGMNMPAVAVTDQNNMCSLVKFYKAAMGGGIKPICGADLWLSNKDPENPVSRISLLAMNGVGYRNLTELISRGFIDGQRNGQVIIEREWVAEAAEGLIMLSAAKEGEIGVALISGNTEEAQVLAREWMTVFPDRFYLEVQRTKRPNDEEHLHAAVALAEEVGAPLVATNDVRFIKQEDFEAHETRVCIGEGRALDDPRRSKNYSDQQYLKSADEMAELFSDLPDALANSVEIAKRCNIEVKLGKHFLPNFPIPDGMTIDEYFRKVSFDGLEDRLSVLLPKDTTEDYETKRQVYVDRLNFELDIIIQMGFPGYFLIVMDFIQWAKSNGVPVGPGRGSGAGSLVAYVQKITDLDPLEYDLLFERFLNPERVSMPDFDVDFCMDGRDRVIEYVAEKYGRNAVSQIITFGSMAAKAVIRDVARVQGKSYGLADRLSKMIPFEVGMTLEKAYEQEEILRDFIKVDEEAAEIWEMARKLEGVVRNVGKHAGGVVIAPTKLTDFSPIYCDEEGGGLVTQFDKDDVESAGLVKFDFLGLRTLTVIDWALKTINRDRAKVDEPPLDIAFIPLDDKPTYQLLQKAETTAVFQLESRGMKELIKKLKPDCLEDLIALVALFRPGPLQSGMVDDFINRKHGRAELAYPHSDYQYEGLKPVLAPTYGIILYQEQVMQIAQVMAGYTLGGADMLRRAMGKKKPEEMAKQRGGFIEGCANNNIDGDLAGNIFDLVEKFAGYGFNKSHSAAYGLVSYQTAWLKTHYPAPFMAAVLSADMHNTDKVVILIEEIRSMKLRLDAPDVNASEFKFTVNDEGRIIYGLGAIKGVGEGPVEAITEARQDGPFTDLFDFCARVDLKRINKRTLDGLIRSGALDRLGPFFHDEPKAWQASIDQNRAVLLSALEEAIKAAEQTARTHDSGHADLFGGLFVEADADVYANHRKAKELTLKERLKGEKDTLGLYLTGHPIDEYEGEIRRFARQRIIDLKPARDTQTVAGMIIALRVMKNKKGDKMGFITLDDRSARIEASLFAEAFHSAQSLLQTDAMVVVEGEVSNDDFSGGLRLRVKRVMSMEDARTSLAESLRLKVTHAALKGDQLRWLGELFKKHRGACPITMEYTGEDAKAMLQFGETWRIDPADSLIQALRDQFGRDNVFLQYR, encoded by the coding sequence ATGCCGGCTTCATTCGTTCACCTGCGCCTGCACACTGAATACTCCCTGGTCGATGGCCTGGTGCGGATCAAACCGCTGATCAAAACCCTGGCGGGCATGAATATGCCCGCTGTCGCGGTAACTGATCAGAACAACATGTGCTCCCTGGTCAAATTCTACAAAGCAGCCATGGGCGGCGGCATCAAGCCGATCTGCGGCGCTGATCTGTGGTTGTCGAACAAGGACCCGGAAAACCCGGTGAGCCGTATCAGCCTGCTGGCGATGAACGGTGTGGGTTATCGCAACCTGACCGAGCTGATTTCCCGTGGTTTTATCGATGGCCAGCGTAACGGTCAGGTCATCATCGAGCGCGAGTGGGTGGCCGAGGCTGCTGAAGGCTTGATCATGCTCTCGGCGGCGAAGGAGGGCGAGATTGGTGTCGCGCTGATCAGTGGCAACACTGAAGAGGCCCAGGTTCTGGCTCGCGAATGGATGACGGTGTTTCCGGATCGTTTTTATCTGGAAGTTCAACGCACCAAGCGCCCTAATGACGAAGAGCACCTGCACGCAGCGGTTGCGCTGGCTGAAGAAGTCGGCGCGCCGCTGGTAGCGACCAACGATGTGCGCTTCATCAAGCAAGAGGATTTCGAAGCTCACGAAACCCGCGTCTGCATTGGTGAAGGCCGTGCGCTGGATGACCCGCGCCGTTCCAAGAATTACAGCGATCAGCAATATCTGAAAAGCGCCGACGAAATGGCCGAGCTGTTCAGTGACTTGCCTGACGCGCTGGCAAACTCGGTCGAAATCGCCAAGCGCTGCAATATCGAAGTCAAGCTGGGCAAGCACTTTTTGCCCAACTTCCCGATTCCCGATGGCATGACCATCGATGAGTATTTCCGCAAAGTGTCTTTTGATGGTCTGGAAGATCGCCTGAGCGTTCTGTTACCCAAAGACACCACTGAAGATTACGAAACCAAACGTCAGGTGTATGTCGACCGGCTGAATTTCGAGCTGGATATCATTATCCAGATGGGGTTCCCGGGTTACTTTCTGATCGTGATGGACTTTATCCAGTGGGCCAAGAGTAACGGCGTACCAGTAGGTCCTGGCCGTGGTTCGGGTGCAGGGTCGCTGGTGGCCTATGTGCAAAAGATTACTGACCTTGACCCTCTGGAATACGACCTGCTGTTCGAGCGATTCCTTAACCCGGAACGGGTATCGATGCCCGACTTCGACGTCGACTTCTGCATGGATGGCCGTGACCGGGTAATCGAGTATGTGGCCGAAAAATACGGTCGCAACGCGGTAAGTCAGATCATCACGTTTGGTTCGATGGCCGCCAAGGCGGTAATCCGTGACGTGGCGCGGGTGCAGGGCAAGTCCTACGGCTTGGCGGATCGTCTGTCGAAGATGATTCCCTTCGAAGTCGGCATGACCTTGGAAAAAGCCTACGAGCAAGAAGAGATTCTGCGCGACTTCATCAAGGTTGATGAAGAGGCCGCCGAAATCTGGGAAATGGCCCGCAAGCTGGAAGGCGTTGTGCGTAACGTCGGTAAGCACGCAGGTGGTGTGGTTATCGCGCCGACCAAACTGACAGACTTCTCGCCGATTTACTGCGACGAAGAGGGCGGTGGTCTGGTTACCCAGTTTGACAAAGATGACGTCGAGTCCGCCGGTCTGGTGAAGTTCGACTTCCTGGGTTTGCGAACCCTGACGGTTATCGATTGGGCGCTGAAAACCATCAACCGTGATCGTGCCAAGGTCGACGAGCCACCACTGGATATCGCTTTTATCCCGCTGGACGACAAGCCAACGTACCAGCTGCTGCAAAAGGCCGAGACCACGGCGGTGTTCCAGCTCGAGTCGCGTGGCATGAAAGAGCTGATCAAAAAGCTCAAGCCCGACTGCCTGGAAGACTTGATCGCACTGGTGGCCCTGTTCCGTCCGGGCCCGTTGCAGTCAGGCATGGTTGATGACTTTATCAACCGTAAGCACGGCCGCGCCGAACTGGCGTACCCGCACTCTGACTATCAGTACGAAGGCCTAAAGCCAGTCTTGGCACCGACCTACGGCATCATCCTGTATCAAGAACAGGTGATGCAGATTGCCCAGGTCATGGCCGGTTATACCCTTGGCGGCGCCGACATGCTGCGTCGGGCGATGGGTAAGAAAAAACCCGAAGAAATGGCCAAGCAGCGCGGCGGCTTTATTGAAGGTTGTGCCAACAACAATATTGATGGCGACCTGGCCGGTAACATTTTCGACCTGGTAGAGAAATTCGCCGGTTACGGATTTAACAAATCCCACTCCGCTGCCTACGGTCTGGTGTCGTATCAGACCGCCTGGCTCAAAACCCACTACCCGGCACCTTTCATGGCCGCGGTACTGTCGGCGGATATGCATAACACCGACAAGGTCGTGATCCTGATCGAAGAAATTCGCAGCATGAAGCTGCGTCTTGACGCGCCGGATGTGAACGCCTCTGAGTTCAAATTCACGGTGAACGATGAAGGCCGGATCATTTACGGTCTTGGGGCGATCAAGGGTGTGGGCGAGGGTCCGGTCGAGGCCATCACCGAGGCGCGTCAGGACGGTCCTTTCACGGATCTGTTCGACTTCTGTGCCCGGGTTGACCTCAAGCGCATCAACAAGCGTACCCTCGACGGCCTGATTCGCAGTGGCGCGCTGGACCGCCTGGGGCCTTTCTTCCATGACGAGCCCAAAGCCTGGCAGGCCAGCATCGACCAGAACCGTGCGGTGTTATTGTCGGCGCTGGAAGAAGCGATCAAGGCGGCCGAGCAAACGGCGCGCACCCATGACAGCGGTCACGCCGACCTGTTTGGCGGGCTGTTTGTCGAGGCTGATGCGGACGTCTACGCCAATCACCGCAAGGCCAAGGAACTGACGCTCAAGGAGCGACTCAAAGGCGAGAAGGACACGCTGGGCCTGTACCTGACCGGTCATCCGATTGACGAATATGAAGGCGAAATCCGCCGCTTCGCCCGTCAGCGCATTATTGACCTCAAGCCTGCTCGTGATACTCAGACCGTTGCCGGGATGATCATTGCGTTGCGGGTGATGAAGAACAAAAAGGGCGACAAGATGGGCTTCATCACCCTCGACGATCGCTCGGCGCGTATTGAAGCCTCGCTGTTTGCCGAGGCCTTCCATTCGGCACAATCACTGTTGCAGACCGATGCGATGGTGGTGGTCGAGGGCGAGGTCAGTAACGATGACTTCTCGGGTGGCTTGCGTCTGCGGGTCAAGCGGGTGATGAGCATGGAAGATGCACGCACCAGCCTGGCCGAGAGCTTGCGTCTGAAAGTGACCCATGCCGCGCTCAAGGGCGATCAACTGCGCTGGTTGGGCGAACTGTTCAAAAAACATCGTGGTGCGTGCCCGATCACCATGGAGTACACCGGCGAGGACGCCAAGGCCATGTTGCAGTTTGGCGAGACGTGGCGGATCGACCCGGCAGACAGCTTGATTCAAGCCCTGCGTGACCAGTTCGGGCGAGACAACGTCTTCCTCCAATACCGTTGA
- the rnhB gene encoding ribonuclease HII, whose amino-acid sequence MQIGLDFNLVEDLVAGVDEVGRGPLCGAVVTAAVILDPSRPIAGLNDSKKLTEARREKLYDEICEKALSWCIARAEVEEIDELNILHATMLAMQRAVEGLSITPKLAMIDGNRCPKLAMPAEAVVKGDSKVPAIAAASILAKVSRDREMAAFELIYPGYGIGGHKGYPTPVHLEALERLGPTPIHRRSFGPVRRAWEALEV is encoded by the coding sequence ATGCAAATCGGATTGGACTTCAATCTGGTCGAGGACCTCGTGGCCGGTGTCGACGAAGTGGGCCGTGGCCCACTGTGCGGCGCTGTCGTGACGGCCGCCGTAATTCTTGATCCCTCCCGGCCTATCGCAGGGCTCAACGACTCGAAAAAACTCACGGAGGCGCGTCGTGAAAAGCTCTACGACGAAATCTGTGAGAAAGCCCTGAGCTGGTGCATTGCGCGGGCTGAAGTCGAAGAAATCGATGAGCTGAATATTCTGCATGCCACCATGCTGGCCATGCAGCGAGCCGTGGAAGGGCTGAGCATCACCCCTAAACTGGCGATGATTGACGGCAATCGCTGCCCCAAGCTGGCCATGCCTGCTGAAGCCGTGGTGAAAGGCGACAGTAAAGTGCCGGCCATTGCCGCGGCATCGATTCTGGCCAAGGTCAGTCGCGACCGTGAAATGGCTGCCTTTGAATTGATCTACCCGGGCTATGGCATCGGTGGGCACAAGGGTTACCCGACCCCTGTTCACCTTGAAGCGCTCGAGCGTCTGGGCCCGACTCCGATTCACCGGCGTTCGTTTGGCCCGGTGCGTCGCGCATGGGAAGCGCTCGAGGTTTAG
- the lpxB gene encoding lipid-A-disaccharide synthase yields MARLRIALVAGEASGDILGSGLMRALKAQHADIEFIGVGGPLMEAEGMSSYFPMERLSVMGLVEVLGRLRELLKRRKLLVQTLIAEKPDVFIGIDAPDFTLNIELQLRRAGIKTVHYVSPSVWAWRQKRVLKIREGCDLMLTLLPFEARFYEEHGVPVRFVGHSLADTIPLEADKAGARAELGLSDGPLVALMPGSRGGEVGKLGGLFLDAAQIIHEARPDVRFVLPCASAARREQIEQLLVGRDLPLTLLDGQSHLALAACDAVLIASGTATLEALLYKRPMVVAYRLARLTFWILKRLVKSPYVSLPNLLAQRMLVPELLQDAATPEALAQTLLPLLEGGEEQTRGFDEIHRTLRLDASNQAAKAVLDLIAQSK; encoded by the coding sequence ATGGCCAGATTGCGTATTGCGCTGGTGGCGGGGGAGGCCTCGGGAGATATTTTGGGCTCGGGGTTGATGCGGGCACTCAAGGCTCAGCATGCAGATATCGAATTTATCGGTGTTGGCGGCCCATTGATGGAAGCCGAGGGCATGAGCTCTTACTTCCCGATGGAGCGCCTGTCTGTGATGGGTCTGGTTGAAGTGCTGGGTCGCCTGCGTGAGCTGCTCAAGCGCCGCAAGCTCCTGGTGCAGACTCTGATTGCTGAAAAGCCCGATGTGTTTATCGGTATCGATGCGCCTGACTTCACTCTCAATATCGAACTTCAATTACGTCGTGCCGGGATCAAAACCGTGCATTACGTCAGCCCGTCCGTATGGGCGTGGCGTCAGAAACGAGTGCTGAAAATCCGCGAAGGCTGCGATTTGATGCTCACGTTGTTGCCATTTGAAGCACGCTTTTACGAAGAACACGGTGTGCCGGTGCGCTTCGTTGGCCACTCGCTGGCCGACACTATCCCTCTTGAAGCCGATAAAGCCGGTGCTCGCGCCGAGTTGGGCCTGTCTGACGGGCCGTTGGTCGCCTTGATGCCAGGCAGTCGCGGTGGAGAAGTGGGCAAGCTGGGTGGGCTGTTTCTCGATGCAGCGCAGATAATTCATGAAGCCCGGCCAGACGTACGTTTTGTGTTGCCTTGTGCGAGTGCCGCACGTCGCGAGCAGATCGAGCAGTTGCTGGTGGGGCGCGATCTGCCGTTGACCCTGCTGGATGGCCAGTCACACCTGGCACTGGCGGCCTGCGATGCGGTGCTGATCGCTTCAGGTACGGCAACGCTTGAGGCTTTGCTCTACAAGAGGCCGATGGTAGTGGCTTATCGCCTGGCGCGTCTGACGTTCTGGATTCTCAAGCGACTGGTCAAAAGCCCGTACGTATCGCTGCCCAACTTGCTTGCACAGCGGATGCTGGTGCCCGAGCTTTTGCAGGATGCCGCCACTCCCGAGGCGCTGGCTCAGACCTTGCTGCCTTTGCTGGAGGGTGGGGAAGAGCAAACCCGGGGCTTTGACGAAATTCACCGCACCCTGCGTCTCGACGCTTCCAATCAGGCCGCCAAAGCGGTGCTGGACCTGATAGCACAATCCAAGTGA
- the lpxA gene encoding acyl-ACP--UDP-N-acetylglucosamine O-acyltransferase: MSLIDPRAIIDPTAILADDVEVGPWSIVGAGVEIGEGTVIGPHVILKGPTKIGKHNRIYQFSSVGEDTPDLKYKGEETRLVIGDHNVIREGVTIHRGTIQDRAETTLGDHNLVMAYAHIGHDSVIGNHCILVNNSALAGHVHMGDWAILSGFTLVHQFCHIGAHSFSGMGTAIGKDVPAFVTVFGSPAQARSMNFEGMRRRGFSEDAIHALRRAYKVVYRQGLTVDQALAELAEPATQFPEVAMFVESIQSSTRGITR; encoded by the coding sequence ATGAGTTTGATTGACCCTCGCGCAATCATCGATCCGACGGCCATATTGGCCGACGACGTCGAGGTCGGCCCTTGGTCGATCGTCGGCGCAGGTGTGGAAATCGGCGAGGGGACAGTGATTGGGCCGCATGTGATTCTCAAGGGCCCAACCAAGATCGGTAAGCACAATCGCATCTACCAGTTTTCTTCGGTAGGCGAGGACACGCCTGATCTGAAGTACAAAGGTGAGGAAACTCGCCTGGTGATCGGTGACCACAACGTTATTCGTGAAGGGGTCACCATCCATCGCGGAACGATTCAGGACCGTGCCGAAACGACGCTGGGTGATCACAATCTGGTGATGGCCTATGCCCATATCGGGCATGACAGCGTTATCGGCAACCATTGCATTCTGGTCAATAACTCCGCGTTGGCTGGCCATGTGCATATGGGCGATTGGGCGATCCTGTCGGGTTTTACCCTGGTTCATCAGTTCTGCCATATCGGTGCCCACAGCTTTTCGGGCATGGGCACAGCCATTGGCAAGGATGTACCTGCATTTGTGACCGTGTTTGGCAGCCCTGCGCAAGCTCGCAGCATGAACTTTGAAGGCATGCGTCGTCGTGGTTTCAGTGAAGATGCCATTCATGCGCTGCGTCGCGCCTACAAGGTGGTTTACCGTCAGGGGCTGACCGTTGATCAGGCCCTGGCCGAGTTGGCCGAGCCTGCCACGCAGTTTCCGGAAGTCGCCATGTTTGTCGAGTCCATCCAGTCTTCAACCCGCGGCATTACGCGCTAG
- the fabZ gene encoding 3-hydroxyacyl-ACP dehydratase FabZ, translating into MMDINEIREYLPHRYPFLLVDRVVDLDVENKRIRAYKNVSINEPFFNGHFPAHPIMPGVLIIEAMAQAAGILGFKMMDLKPADGTLYYFVGSDKLRFRQPVLPGDQLILEAKFLSCKRSIWKFECQATVDGKAVCSAEIICAERKL; encoded by the coding sequence ATGATGGACATCAACGAGATTCGCGAATATCTGCCCCACCGTTACCCGTTCCTGCTGGTGGACCGAGTGGTGGATCTGGATGTCGAGAACAAGCGCATTCGTGCCTACAAGAATGTCAGCATCAATGAGCCTTTTTTCAATGGCCACTTCCCGGCGCATCCGATCATGCCCGGCGTGCTGATCATTGAGGCGATGGCCCAGGCTGCCGGTATTCTTGGCTTCAAGATGATGGACCTCAAGCCGGCTGACGGCACGCTCTATTACTTCGTAGGCTCCGACAAGTTGCGCTTCCGTCAGCCCGTGCTGCCGGGCGACCAGTTGATCCTTGAAGCCAAGTTCTTGAGCTGCAAGCGTTCCATCTGGAAGTTTGAATGCCAGGCAACGGTTGACGGCAAAGCGGTCTGCTCGGCTGAAATCATCTGTGCGGAACGCAAACTATGA
- a CDS encoding OmpH family outer membrane protein yields MRKLTQLVLLASVLVAGPAFADMKIAVLNYQMALLESDAAKRYAVDAEKKFGPQLTKLKSLESSAKGIQDRLVKGGDKMQQGERERLELEFKQKARDFQFQSKELNEAKAVADREMLKQLKPKLDSAVEEVIKKGAFDLVFERGAVIDVKPQYDITRQVIERMNQLK; encoded by the coding sequence GTGCGTAAGTTGACTCAATTGGTTCTCCTGGCTTCGGTTCTGGTAGCAGGTCCGGCGTTTGCCGACATGAAAATTGCCGTACTGAACTATCAGATGGCCCTGCTGGAATCCGACGCCGCCAAGCGTTATGCCGTGGATGCCGAGAAGAAATTCGGTCCGCAACTGACCAAACTGAAAAGCCTGGAAAGCAGTGCCAAAGGCATTCAGGATCGTCTGGTCAAGGGCGGCGACAAAATGCAGCAAGGCGAGCGTGAGCGTCTGGAGCTTGAATTCAAGCAAAAGGCTCGTGACTTTCAGTTCCAGTCTAAAGAGCTGAATGAAGCCAAAGCCGTTGCGGATCGTGAAATGCTGAAGCAGCTGAAGCCGAAACTGGACAGTGCTGTTGAAGAAGTCATCAAAAAAGGCGCCTTTGACCTGGTGTTCGAGCGTGGTGCTGTGATTGATGTTAAACCTCAGTACGACATCACTCGCCAAGTTATCGAGCGCATGAATCAGCTGAAGTAA